The Mycolicibacterium brumae DNA window ACGGTGTTCGACGCCTCCTACGCGGGCAACCCGCTGGTCAACGCGATGTGCGTGGGCGTGCTCCGCAAGGAGGACCTGCACCTGGCGTTCGCGTCCGGCGCCGGCAACAAGATCATCCTGTTCGGCGCCCGCACCGGCTTGGACGGCATCGGTGGGGTGTCGGTGTTGGCCAGTGACACGTTCTCCGGCGACGAGTCCGGGTCCGGCCGCAAGAAACTACCGAGTGTGCAGGTCGGCGACCCGTTCACCGAGAAGGTGCTCATCGAGTGCTGCCTGGAGCTCTACGCCGCGCATCTGGTGGTCGGCATCCAGGACCTCGGCGGCGCCGGATTGTCTTGCGCCACTTCCGAACTCGCCTCCGCCGGTGACGGCGGGATGAAGATCGAGCTGGATGCGGTGCCGCTGCGCGCCACCGGCATGACCGCCGCCGAGGTGCTCTCCAGCGAGTCGCAGGAACGCATGTGCGCGGTGGTCACCCCCGACAACGTGGACGCGTTCATGGCCGTCTGCCGTAAATGGGACGTGCTGGCCACCGTGATCGGCGAGGTCACCGAGGGCGACCGGCTGATCATCGACTGGCACGGCGAGACCGTCGTCGACGTGCCGCCGCGCACCGTCGCGCACGAGGGCCCGGTCTACCAGCGGCCGGTGGCCCGCCCGGACAGCCAGGACGCGCTGATCGCCGACACCTCGGCTGGACTGGAGCGCGCGGTCACCGGCGAGCAGCTGCGCGACACGCTGCTGGCCATGCTGGCCAGCCCGGCGCTGTGCAGCCGCGCGTTCATCACCGAGCAGTACGACCGCTATGTCCGCGGCAACACCGTGCTCGCCGAGAACGCCGACGGCGGCGTGCTGCGCATTGACGAGCAGACCGGTCGCGGCATCGCGGTGTCCACCGACGCCTCGGGCCGCTACACCCAACTCGACCCGTACACCGGCGCGCAGCTGGCGCTGGCCGAGGCCTACCGCAACGTCGCCGTCACCGGCGCCACCCCGGTCGCCGTCACCAACTGCCTGAACTTCGGCTCCCCGGAGGACCCGGGCGTGATGTGGCAGTTCAGCCAGGCCGTCCGCGGGCTGGCCGACGGCTGCGCCGCGTTGGGGATCCCGGTCACCGGCGGCAACGTCAGCTTTTACAACCAGACCGGTGCGACGGCCATCCTGCCCACGCCGGTGGTCGGCGTGCTCGGCGTGATCGACGACGTCGCCCGGCGCATCCCCACCGGGCTGGGCGCCGAGCCGGGGGAGACGCTGCTGCTGCTCGGCGACACCCGCGACGAGTTCGACGGCTCCATCTGGGCTCAGGTCACCGGCGATCACCTCGGTGGCGTGCCGCCGCAGGTGGACCTGGACCGGGAGAAGCTGCTGGCCGAGGTGCTGACCGCGGCGTCCCGCGACGGGCTGCTCTCAGCCGCGCACGACCTCAGCGAAGGCGGACTGGCCCAGGCCGTCGTCGAGTCGGCGCTGGCCGGCGAGACCGGGGTGCGCCTGGTGCTGCCGGAGGGCGTCGACCCGTTTGTGCTGCTGTTCTCCGAATCCGCGGGCCGAGTGCTGGTGGCGGTGCCGCGCACCGAGGAGAGCCGATTCCGCGCCATGTGCGAGGCCCGAGCGCTGCCGTGCGAGCGGGTCGGCGTGGTCGATCAGGGCTCCGACGCGCTGGAGGTCCAGGGCCAGTTCAGCGTGACCCTCGCCGAGCTGCGCCGGGTGTGGGAAGCCACCCTGCCCAAGCTCTTCGGTTAGCACATCAGGGCGATGCGAGCAGCCGGAGAGCGCGGTCCTGTGTGTGTGTTGAGGCAGATCTCCGTCGTCTTGAGTGCGGCTAGGTCGGTGTTTGCGTCGAATCCTCGATCTGAGCGCACCCAGGATGGAGCGCGGGTCCCCAATCTCTACCGGGGCGCACACCGGATGAAGCCGCTCGTCGTGCCGCTCGCCTGGGCGGGCGTCGGGACCGCGCTGGCACTGGCCACCGGCCGCCTCACCGGGAACCGGCTGGGGCTGCGCGGCAAAGAAGTCCGCGACGGCGCGGTGTGGGGCGCGGCTGCGGCCACGACGGTCGGTCTCGCGGTCGCCGCCGGGACCGCGCTTCCGGCGGTGCGTGACGGCATGACCGAACGCACCCCGCCCGGGGACGGCTGGGGCTGGCTGGCCTGGCAGATCCCGGTCCAGACGGTGTGGACCGAGGAGATGATCTACCGCGGCGCGGTGAAAACCTGGGCGCAGCGGGCGTTCGGCCGCCGCCGCGGGCAACTGGCGCAGGCCGCGGTGTTCGGGCTCAGTCATGCCCCGGGCGCCTACCGCAACGGCGAATCGGTGCTGGGCACCGTCGCGGTCACCGGTGTGGCCGGCTGGGTGTTCGGGGAGCTCGCCGATCGGACCGGCAGCCTGCTGGCCCCGATGCTGGCGCACCTGGCGATCAACGAATCCGGCGCGATCGCCACCATGGCGGTGCGACGGGCCGGCGACAGAGCTGGTGCTGATGGCGCCCCGTAAACCCCCGGACCCGGCGGCCGCCCGCGCGGCGGTGCTGGCGCTTGCCGACTGGCTGCGCGACCCCGCCGTGGCCGAACCTGAGCGCGCGGCGCTGGCCGAGGCGGTCCGGCTGACCGCCCGCACGCTGGCCGCCGCCGCCCCTGGAGCGAGCGTCGAGGTGCGGGTGCCGCCGTTCGTCGCGGTGCAGTGCGTGCAGGGCCCGCGGCACACCCGAGGCACCCCGCCGAACGTGGTGGAAACCGATCCGCGCACCTGGCTGCTGCTGGCCACCGGGCTGTTGGAGCTCGACGCCGCGGGCCCGGCGGTGGAGCTGTCCGGGTCCCGGGCGGGGGAGATTTCGGGGTGGTTGCCCCTCCTGCGTCTAGGTGAATCCGGTTACCGGCCCGTAGACTGACTGCTGTCAGCCAACGCGACGTCCCGGGAGCAGCCCCAACGTGACAGAGCAGCCGATACACCTCGCCGACGCACACGTCGAGCCCGACGAACAGTCACCCCGCGAGGAATGCGGAGTCTTCGGTGTGTGGGCGCCCGGCGAGGATGTGGCGAAGCTCACCTATTACGGACTTTATGCGCTGCAACACCGCGGCCAGGAAGCCGCGGGGATCGCCGTCGCCGACGGATCACAGGTCATCGTGTTCAAGGATCTGGGCCTGGTGAGCCAGGTGTTCGACGAGGCGACCCTGGCCGGCATGGTCGGGCACGTCGCCGTCGGGCACTGCCGTTATTCCACCACCGGCTCCACCACCTGGGAGAACGCCCAACCGGTGTTCCGGCACACCGCCGCGGGCACCGGGGTGGCACTCGGCCACAACGGCAACCTGGTCAACACCGCCGAACTGGCCACCCAGGCGCGCGAGCTCGGCGTGATGAACAACGGCGGCATGTCGGCGACCACCGACTCCGACATCCTGGGCGCGCTGCTGGCCCACGGCGCGGCCGACACCAGCCTGGAACAGGCCGCCTGCGAGCTGCTGCCGACCGTCCGGGGCGCGTTCTGCCTGACCTTCATGGACGAGAACACCCTCTACGCCGCCCGCGACCCGCACGGTGTGCGACCGCTGTCGCTGGGCCGGCTGGATCGCGGCTGGGTGGTGGCCTCGGAGACCGCGGCCCTGGACATCGTCGGCGCCTCCTTCGTCCGGGACATCGAGCCCGGCGAACTGCTGGCCATCGACGCCGACGGGGTGCGCTCCACCCGCTTCGCCAACCCCACCCCGAAGACCTGCGTCTTCGAATACGTCTACCTGGCCCGCCCGGACAGCACCCTGGCCGGCCGGTCGGTGCACTCCACCCGCGTCGACATCGGCCGACGGCTGGCCAAGGAGATGCCGGTGGACGCCGACCTGGTGATTGGCGTCCCGGAATCGGGCACCCCGGCCGCGGTCGGCTACGCCCAGGAGTCCGGCATCCCGTTCGGGCAGGGCCTGATGAAGAACGCCTACGTCGGGCGGACGTTCATCCAGCCGTCGCAGACCATCCGCCAACTCGGCATCCGACTCAAGCTCAACCCGTTGCGCGAAGTGATCCGCGGCAAGCGCCTCGTGGTCGTCGATGACTCGATCGTGCGCGGCAACACCCAGCGCGCCCTGATCCGGATGCTTCGTGAAGCCGGCGCCCTGGAGGTGCACGTCCGGATCGCCTCCCCGCCGGTGAAGTGGCCGTGCTTCTACGGCATCGACTTCGCCTCGCCGGCCGAGCTGATCGCCAACGCCGCCCACGACGGGCCGCAGTCGGAGATGCTGGAGGCCGTTCGGCACGCTATCGGCGCGGACACCCTGGGCTACATCTCCACCGAGGCGATGATCTCGGCTACCGAGCAGCCGGCGTCGCGGCTGTGCTGCGCCTGCTTCGACGGCGTGTACCCGATCGAGCTGCCCAGTGAGACCGCGCTGGGCAAGAACGTCATCGAGCAGATGCTGGCGAATGCGGCCCGGGAAAACCCGGCCACCCCGGTGCAGGCGTCCAACGACAACGCCTCGGCGCTGCGCCGGCCGTAACGCGGGGGCGCCGTCACCCAACTCGCCCGGTAGATTGATGGGCGATGACCAAGCACGCTTCTGAACCCGGGATCTCCTACGCCTCCGCCGGCGTCGACATCGAAGCCGGTGACCGCGCCGTCGAACTCTTCAAGCCGCTCGCCAAGCGCGCGACGCGGCCCGAGGTGCGCGGCGGGCTGGGCGGATTCGCCGGCCTGTTCGCCCTGCGCAACGACTACCGCGAGCCGCTGCTGGCGTCATCGACCGACGGGGTGGGCACCAAACTGGCCGTCGCGCAGGCGATGGACAAGCACGACACGGTCGGCATCGACCTGGTCGCCATGGTCGTCGACGACCTCGTCGTCTGCGGCGCCGAACCGCTGTTCCTGCAGGACTACATCGCCATCGGCCGGGTCGTCCCGGAGCGGGTGCAGGCCATCGTCGCCGGCATCGCCGAGGGCTGCGTGCAGTCCGGCTGCGCGCTGCTGGGCGGGGAGACCGCCGAACACCCCGGCCTGATGGCCGCCGAACACTACGACCTGTCCGCCACCGGCGTGGGCGTGGTGGAGGCCGACGAGGTGCTCGGGCCCGAGCGGGTCCGCCCCGGCGACGTGGTGATCGGCATGGCGGCCTCCGGGCTGCACTCCAACGGCTACTCGCTGGCCCGCAAGGTGCTGCTGGAGATCGAGCGGCTCAAGCTCGAGGGGCACGTGGAGGAATTCGGCCGCACCCTCGGCGAGGAACTGCTGGAGCCGACCCGCATCTACGCCAAGGACTGCCTGGCGCTGGCCGCCGAGACCCAGGTCCGGACGTTCTGCCACGTCACCGGCGGTGGGCTGGCCGGGAACCTGGAACGCGTCATCCCCGACGGGTTGACCGCCGAACTGGACCGCGGCGCGTGGAGCCCCGGGCCGGTGTTCGGCATGATCGCCCAGCGCGGCCGCATCGAGCGCGCCGAGATGGAGAAGACCTTCAACATGGGCGTCGGCATGGTGGCCGTCGTCGCGCCGGAGGACACCGACCGCGCGTTGGCCATTCTGACCGCCCGCCATGTGGACTGTTGGGTGCTGGGCACCGTCAACAAGGGTGGCAAGGGCTCAGTGCGAGCCCACCTGAGAGGGGAACACCCCCGGTTCTGACCCCGGGGGTCAGGCCGGTGCTCAGCGGCGCCAGTCGTCCTCGTCGACCCAGCGATCGTCGGACCGGGCGTCATCGCCCGAACCGGCCAACTCCTGACGGAGTCGCTCGAAGTCGGTTTGCGGGGAGCTGTACTTAAGCTCACGAGCAACCTTGGTCTGCTTTGCCTTCGCCCGGCCGCGGCCCATGGGGGGACCCCCTCGCGCAATAACGGAGCGGCCCGAGGTGCGAGCGGCTCCGATCTGAATGTGTGTATTGTCCTGCCGACACTCTACCGTGCCGCGGAATCTGCCGTCGCAGCGCGGGCGTTACCGGCGGTTCGCGCGCAGCCGGTCCACCGCCGCGCGGCCCGCGCCGGGGGTGTCCTCGGGCGGCATCGAATCGGCGTCGATCCGGGCCGTCACACCATCGCCGGCCAGCAATTCGGTGTCGGCCGGGATGCCGCGCTTGATCAACGCGAGCGCCACCGGGCCGTCGTCGACGTGCTCGACGACAGTGCCGAGCCGCCCCACCGTGCGGCCGCCGGCGGTCACCGGGTCCCCGGTCTGCGGCCGGTCCGCGGAGCCGTCCAGATGCAGCAGCACCAGCATCCGCGGCGGCCGGCCCAGGTTGTGCACCCGGGCGACGGTCTCCTGACCGCGGTAGCAGCCCTTGTCCAGATGCACCGCGCCCAGCCCGGGCCCGCCGATCCAGCCGGCCTCGTGCGGGATGGTGCGCTCATCGGTGTCCACGCCCAGCCGCGGCCGCAGCGCCGCCACCCGGTGCGCCTCGTAGGCCCACAGGCCCGCCGGGCGGACCCCCGCCTGGCGCAGTGCGGCAAGCCGGGCGTCGACGTCGGCGCGGGGGATCAGTAGGTCCAGCTCCGGCGGATCGCCGGGCATCCGGCGGGCGAACCCACCGCCGGGCAGCGCCACGGCAGTCATCGGCTCGGGCAGGGCGTCGACGCCGACGGCGGCCAGCACCGCCGGGCCGGTCAACTTCGGCCCGATCAGGCTCAGCACCGCCAGGTCGGATTTCTCGGGCAATGCGTCGGCCCAGAACACCATCCGCTGCAGGTAGGTCAGCAGCGGCTCGGCGCGCCACGGCTCGGTGTCCAGGTAGCTGACGCCGTCGAGCTCGGTCTGCACCCAGTGATCCTCGACGCGGCCCTGACCGTCCAGGCTCAGGTTCTCGGTGCTGAGGCCGTCGGGCAGCTCGGTGATGTGCTGGGTGGTCAGCGAATGCAGCCAACTGCGGCGATCCGCGCCGGAGATGCTGATCACCCCGCGATGCGATCGGTCCACCACCACCGCGGCGACCTCGGCGGCGCGCTGCTCGCCCAGCGGATCGCCGTAGTGCCAGACCGCGCCCGCGTCGGGGCCGGATTCGGGAGCGGGAACCGCTGACATGCCTTCCACCATAGGCGGCATACTCTGTTGCGATGGTGGTGGTCACCCTCGATGGTGTGGTGCGCGATCCCGACGCGCCGTTGCTGTGCGCCGACGACCTGGCCGCGGTCCGCGGCGACGGGGTCTTCGAGACGCTGCTGGTGCGCGGCGGGCGGGCGTGCAAGGTGGAGGCGCACCTGAACCGGCTGGCCGCCTCGGCGGCCATGTTGGAACTGCCGGCCCCCGACCGCGACGCCTGGCGCGCCGCGATCGACGTCGCCGCCCGGGAGTGGGGCGCGACGCGCGAGGGCGCGCTGCGGCTGGTGTGCTCGCGGGGCCGGGAGAGCGGGTCGGCGCCCACCAGCTACGTGACGGTGTCCGCGCTGGCCGAACGGGTCGCCGCCGCCCGCGCCGACGGTGTCGCGGCGGTGCTGCTGGACCGGGGGCTGCCCGCCGCGGGCTGCGATAAGACGCCGTGGCTGCTGGCCGGCGCCAAGACGCTGTCCTACGCGGTGAACATGGCCGCACTGCGGCACGCCGCGGCCCAGGGCGCCGACGATGTGGTGTTCGTCAGCTCCGATGGGCTGGTGCTGGAGGGCCCGCGCTCGACGGTGGTCATCGCGGTGGCCGGCGACGGCGGCCGACCGTGCCTGCTGACCCCGCCGCCGTGGTACCCGATCCTGCGCGGCACCACCCAGCAATCGCTGTTCGAGGTGGCCCGCGACGAGGGCTACGACTGCGACTACCGGGCGTTGAAGCCCGCGGATCTGTTTGCCGCACAAGGAGTTTGGCTCGTCTCCAGCATCACGCTCGGGGCCCGGGTGCACACCCTGGACGGGGTGCGGTTGCCGGCGGCGCCGATGGCGACCGAAATGCGCAGACTAATTGATGTTGCGATCGCGCGGTAGACTGGCGTCCATGATCATCCTCGACTCCGCCCAGTTCCGCGCGTTGACGTCGTAGCTCTCCTGACTCCGGCGGTCAGCGCCTCCACTGACCACTTCCTGAAGTCCCCATGCAACATCCTGCTGTCACTCTCACCGCGCTGACCTTCCGCTGGCCCGACGGCGACACCGTTTGCGCCGACCTGGACGCCGCGTTCGGGCACGGCCGCACCGGGCTGGTCGGCGACAACGGCGCCGGCAAAACCACCCTGCTACGGCTGATCGCCGGCGACCTGACCCCCACCGGCGGCGCCGTCACCGCCACCGGGCACTACGAGACACTCGGCGAGGACTGGGACGTCGAGGCCCGAGCCCGGGCGGCGCTGGACGGGGTCGGGCTCACCGGCATCGGGCTGGACCGCACGGTGGCCACGCTGTCCGGCGGCGAGACGGTGCTGACCGCGCTGGTCGGGCTGCGCCTGGCCGGCGACGCCGTGGTGCTGCTCGACGAACCCACCAACAACCTCGACGCCGAATCGCGGCGGCTGCTCTACGACGCCATCGCCGGCTGGCGGGGCGTGCTGATCGTCGTCAGCCACGACACGACGCTGCTGGAGCTGATGGACGACACCGCCGAACTTCGGGCCGGGACGCTGCGCATGTTCGGCGGGCCGTACAGCGTCTACCGGGAGCAACTGGCCGCCGAGCAGGCCGCCGCCGAGCAGGCGGTGCGCACCGCCGAGCAGTCGCTGCGCGTGGAGAAACACCAGCGGGTCGAGGCCGAGACGAAACTGGCGCGCCGAATGCGTAAGGGCCGCACCGACTTCGAGAACAAACGCGCGCCGAAGATCATCATGAATCAGCGTAAGACCGAGGCGCAGGTGTCGGCGGGCAGGCTTCGCACCGAGTTCGACGGGAAGATCGCCGACGCGCGGGAGCACCTGGCGCGGCAGACCGAACGGGTGCGCCGCGACGACCGGATCCGCATCGACCTGCCCGACCCGGAGGTCCCGGCGCGACGTCGTCTCGCCGAACTCACCGACCCGCGCGGCGGCCGGCACATCGTCGCCGGACCGGAACGGATCGCGCTGACCGGGCGCAACGGCATCGGCAAGACCCGGCTGGCCAACACCCTGACGGCGCACACCGACCGGATCGGGCGGCTCGAGCAACGCCTGGAACTCGACGACGAGCTGACCGTGCTGGAGACCGTCGGCGACCGGCGCGCCGAACTGGCCCGGTTCCTGTTCCGCGGCGACGCGGTGGGCCGTCGGGTCGGGGAACTCTCCGGCGGCGAGCGCTTCCGGGTCGCGCTGGCCCGGCTGCTGCTGGCCGACCCGCCGCCCCAGCTGCTGATCCTGGACGAGCCGACCAACAACCTCGACCTCGGCAGCGTGGACGCGCTGGTCGGCGCGCTGGAGTGCTACCGCGGCGCGCTGTTGGTGATCAGCCACGACGCGGATTTCCTGTCTCGGCTGGGTATCGACACCTGGCTGCTGCTGGACGAGGGCGGGTTGCGGCGTGGATGATGCCCCAATGCGATCCGGGGGCGCACTGGCTTTGGCGGCAGGGCTGGCGTTGCTCTGCGCGTGCGCCCCCGGCGGCGACGGCCCGACCGAAGAGCACTGCCAGGCCAGCTCGTTGCCGACGCTGGACCCGGGCACGCTGACCCTGGCCACCGAGGCGCCGGCCTTCCCACCCTGGTTCCTCGACGACAGCCCGGAGAGCGGAGAAGGGTTCGAGTCCGCGCTGGGCTACGCCGTCGCCGACCGGTTGGGCTACGAGCGCGAGCAGGTGCGCTGGGTCCGGGTGCCGTTCAACACCGCGATGGCGCCGGGCGCCAAGGCGTTCGACGCGGCGATCGACCAGTTCTCCATCACCGAGCAGCGCAGGCAGATCGCCGACTTCTCCTCGCCGTACTACGACATCGTCCAAGCGGTGGTGACCGTGGCCGGGACCGACGCCGACGCGGTGACCTCGCGCAGCGGGCTGGCGGCGCTGCGGCTCGGCGCGGTCGCCAACACCACCGGCGCCGGGACCGCCCGAGCGCTGTCGGCCGCGCCGATCACGGTGTACGAGAACACCGTGGAGTCGATGGAAGGCCTGCGCGCGGGGCAGGTCGACGCGCTGGTGGCGGACCTGCCGACCGCGCGGACGTTGGCCGGAGAGATTCCCGGCGGGATCATCCTGGGCCGGTTGCCCAGCGGCACACCCGAGCAACTCGGGATTCTGCTGGACCTCGGCAGCCCGCTGACCCGGTGCGTGAGCGAGGCCGTGGACGGCATCCGCGACGACGGCACGCTGGCCGAACTGCAGCGCCGCTGGATGCCGGAGATCCCGGCCCGGGAGTTGGAGTAGCCCTCAGCCGGCCTTGTCAGCCGGCGAAACGCTGCAGCCGCGCCGACAGGTGCGGGGTCAGCTCGCCGTCGGCGTCGATGCGTTCCTCGACATAGGCCAGGTCGCCGTCCTCGACGATCCCGTACAGCCGCTTCGCGCCGCCGACCAGCGGGCCGCTGCGGCTGCGGGCCATCGCGTCGGTGGCCACCTCCCAGGAGGACTGACTCAGCGGGCGGCCGTAGAACAACTCGATGTAGCCGTCGGAGTGCGCCAGCAGCAACTCGACCGCCTGTGTTTCCAGCGGGTCGTCGTGGTCGACGACGAAGCGCCAGTACCCGGTCTCGCGCAGATCCTGGTCGGCGAATTCGCCGTCGTCGTCCAGCCGCCAGGTGCGGGACTCCCAATTCAGGTAGCCGCGGCCGTCGTGGGACACCACGATCTGCTGGCCGAACCGGTAGTCGCCGTCCTGGTCGTGCCCTTCGCCGACACCGCGCCACACGCCGACCATCGGCAGCAGCGCGAGCAACTCATCGCTGAGCTCGGCGCCGAGCCGGAGATTGGCGGTGTCCGCGGGCAGCGGCAGATCGTCGAAGACCGGAATGTTGCGACCGGCGGTGATCTTGGCGCGTTCGGCCGCAGCAGCGACCGCGGCGTCGCCGGATCCCGGGATCGGGTGCGTCACGACTCGTCGGTGATCAACCGGTACAGCGTGTACAACGCGAACCAGGTGATGACGACGACGGCCGCGACCAGGAGAAACTCGAAGAACAGGACCACGGCGGTGATTCTACCTCTGCCTCAGGCGACCAACACGTCGATCTGGTGCACGCCCTCGGCAGCCGGGGCCACCACCGCGTCACCGTTGCCGACAGTCGACGCCGCGCGCAGCCGCCAGCTGCCGGGCGCGGCGTAGAACCGGAAGTCACCGGCCGGGGTCGAACGGACCTCGGCGGTGAACTCGTCGGCGGCGTCGAGCAGCCGCACGGACGCGCCGCCCACCGGGCGTCCGTCGCCGTCGACCACGCGGCCGGAGATCACGCAGCTCATGACCGGACCCCCTGGGCGCGAAGGCGGACGGCAAGCGGATACAGCAGGCACCCCAGGCACACGTCGAAGGCGGCGTTGAGGAACGCCGCGAACAGCGCGAACCCGGTGGCGACCAGGCCGACGGCGGGCGCCCCGAGGGCGAAGCCGGCGACGCCGACCACGGCGAAGACCAGGCCGATGAGCTGCGCGAATCGCAGCGGCGCGACCGGTTCGGTCTCGATGGCCGGTCCCAGTTGCGGTTTGACGACGGTGGCGAAGAACCGGCCGTAGGGCGTCTTGGTCGGGCCGAACGCGGCGCCGATGGCGAACACCACGGCCTGGGCGGCCAGCAAAACGGCCGCGATCCGCGGGTCCACGCCGGCGACCAGGATGGTGGCGATCAGCACCGCGGTGGTGATCCAGGCGGCGAAGCGCGGTCCGCGCACGTCAACCCGGGGGGAATCGATTTGGGTGGTCACGAAAAATCTCCTGAAGGGGTCACTGTCGGTTGGCCGGAGTGAGCCGCGGCGCGACGGGGCGCGGGGACTCAGCGACAACTACAACGACAGCAACAACCTGCGGTCCGGCAGTAATCCACCGCGCGGCGCTTCGTCAGCAGGTTGGGCACGTGTGCCAGGGTAGCAACTTCGGTCTCAGCTGAGCAACGGCGCGAGCGCCGACTTGAGGTCCGCAGCCGACGGCACCCCGGTGGTGCGGTACCGCGGCTTGCCATCCGCGTCGAAGATGATGGTCGTCGGCAGGGACAGCACCGACAGTCGTCGGGCGGCCTCCGGATCGGCGTCCATGTCGATTTCCACGTGGGCGACCTGCGGCAGCTCGGCGCTCACCGCGTCGATCACCTTCCGCACCTGCCCGCACGGCCCGCACCACGGCGCGCTGAAGTGCAGCAGCGTCGGGCCGGTGCTGCTCAGCCCGAGACCCGAGGTGTCGACGTTGGCGGCCGCCTCGGCCGAACGCAGCATCCCGGCGCGCAGCGCGATCAGCCGGCCGACCACCAACCCGAGACCCAGCACTGCGATGACCACCGCGATGGTGATGCCCATATTCATGTCGGCCTCCTGATCAGGACTGGGTGAACTCTTCCAGTGTGACCGTCACACCTGTGATGACGCCCTCGATGATGACGTCGGAGCCCCGCGCGCCCTGGGTGCTGGGGGCCACCCCGAACGGCAGCACCTGATCCGGCAGCGAACCTTCGAAAGCCCGCAGCACCGCGCCGACCCGGTCCTCGGGCACCTCCTGATCCGCCGTGCCCGGGCCGGTCAGGATCCCGGTCGGGGTGATCAGCAGGGTGTGCTGCTGCGGCCCGACCATGCTGAGGTCCACCGACACGCTGACCCGCTTGTCGATGCCGGCGCTGCGCGGAGTCCCGCTGAACACCAGACCGACCGGCGCGGAGATCCCGGACTCGGTGGTGTTGTCGTCGTCGGTGTCCGGCGGGGCCTCCACCATCAGGTCCTTCACCCCGATGAACGCGCCCAGGTACCGGGAATTGATGATGATCCGGCTCTCCAGGGTGTCCACCGGGATCGGCGCGTCCGGGCGCACCAGCCAGGACGCCTCGGTCAGGTCCAGATCGTGCATGGTGGCCTCGAGCGACGCCCGGCCGACATGCGGGTGCGCCACGTCGTTGGCCTTGATCTCCACCTCGTGGTAGCGGTGCCCCAGCGCCTGGGTGACGAACGGAAAGCCCAGGATGTTGGCCGACGGATCCCAGTCCAATTTCGCCGCGGCGCGGATGGTGCGAGACAGCTTGTACTCGGCGTAAATGGCGAAACCGAAATCCACGGCGACGAATGCGACGGCGATCGAGACGACCGTCGCGATCGCCGCTTTCAGCAGCTTGGGCACCCCGTCATTGTGGCTCATGGGGCTCTCGGCGCTATGGTTATAGGCGCCCTGGTCGGTTACGGCGCTGTGTCGGCCGCGATTCCGCGCGTTTGCCGGAGACTGGAGGCCCCCTGATGGACCTGCTGCTTTTAACGGTCGATCCCACCCCCGACGCGGTTCTGCCCGCCCTGTCGCTGCTGCCGCACAACCTGTGCACCGCCCCGTCCGAGGTGTCCTCACTATTGGAGGCCGGCAACGCCGACATCGTGATCGTCGACGCCCGCACCGACCTGGTGGCCGCCCGCGGGCTGTGTCGCCTGCTGGGCAGCACCGCCGGGACGGTGCCGGTGGTCGCGGTGCTCAACGAGGGCGGGTTGGTCGCGGTCAACGGCGAATGGGGGCTCGACGAGATCCTGCTGCCCGGCACCGGCCCGGCCGAGATCGACGCCCGGCTGCGCCTGCTGGCCGGCCGCCGCGGAGACGCGGCCGGCGGCGAGGCCACCGGGACGGTCACCCTCGGCGAATTGTCCATCGACGAGGGGACCTACACCGCGCGGTTGCGCGGCGCCCCGCTGGACCTGACCTACAAGGAATTCGAGCT harbors:
- a CDS encoding YgfZ/GcvT domain-containing protein translates to MSAVPAPESGPDAGAVWHYGDPLGEQRAAEVAAVVVDRSHRGVISISGADRRSWLHSLTTQHITELPDGLSTENLSLDGQGRVEDHWVQTELDGVSYLDTEPWRAEPLLTYLQRMVFWADALPEKSDLAVLSLIGPKLTGPAVLAAVGVDALPEPMTAVALPGGGFARRMPGDPPELDLLIPRADVDARLAALRQAGVRPAGLWAYEAHRVAALRPRLGVDTDERTIPHEAGWIGGPGLGAVHLDKGCYRGQETVARVHNLGRPPRMLVLLHLDGSADRPQTGDPVTAGGRTVGRLGTVVEHVDDGPVALALIKRGIPADTELLAGDGVTARIDADSMPPEDTPGAGRAAVDRLRANRR
- a CDS encoding aminodeoxychorismate lyase gives rise to the protein MVVTLDGVVRDPDAPLLCADDLAAVRGDGVFETLLVRGGRACKVEAHLNRLAASAAMLELPAPDRDAWRAAIDVAAREWGATREGALRLVCSRGRESGSAPTSYVTVSALAERVAAARADGVAAVLLDRGLPAAGCDKTPWLLAGAKTLSYAVNMAALRHAAAQGADDVVFVSSDGLVLEGPRSTVVIAVAGDGGRPCLLTPPPWYPILRGTTQQSLFEVARDEGYDCDYRALKPADLFAAQGVWLVSSITLGARVHTLDGVRLPAAPMATEMRRLIDVAIAR
- a CDS encoding ATP-binding cassette domain-containing protein — encoded protein: MQHPAVTLTALTFRWPDGDTVCADLDAAFGHGRTGLVGDNGAGKTTLLRLIAGDLTPTGGAVTATGHYETLGEDWDVEARARAALDGVGLTGIGLDRTVATLSGGETVLTALVGLRLAGDAVVLLDEPTNNLDAESRRLLYDAIAGWRGVLIVVSHDTTLLELMDDTAELRAGTLRMFGGPYSVYREQLAAEQAAAEQAVRTAEQSLRVEKHQRVEAETKLARRMRKGRTDFENKRAPKIIMNQRKTEAQVSAGRLRTEFDGKIADAREHLARQTERVRRDDRIRIDLPDPEVPARRRLAELTDPRGGRHIVAGPERIALTGRNGIGKTRLANTLTAHTDRIGRLEQRLELDDELTVLETVGDRRAELARFLFRGDAVGRRVGELSGGERFRVALARLLLADPPPQLLILDEPTNNLDLGSVDALVGALECYRGALLVISHDADFLSRLGIDTWLLLDEGGLRRG
- a CDS encoding ABC transporter substrate-binding protein yields the protein MRSGGALALAAGLALLCACAPGGDGPTEEHCQASSLPTLDPGTLTLATEAPAFPPWFLDDSPESGEGFESALGYAVADRLGYEREQVRWVRVPFNTAMAPGAKAFDAAIDQFSITEQRRQIADFSSPYYDIVQAVVTVAGTDADAVTSRSGLAALRLGAVANTTGAGTARALSAAPITVYENTVESMEGLRAGQVDALVADLPTARTLAGEIPGGIILGRLPSGTPEQLGILLDLGSPLTRCVSEAVDGIRDDGTLAELQRRWMPEIPARELE
- a CDS encoding FABP family protein gives rise to the protein MTHPIPGSGDAAVAAAAERAKITAGRNIPVFDDLPLPADTANLRLGAELSDELLALLPMVGVWRGVGEGHDQDGDYRFGQQIVVSHDGRGYLNWESRTWRLDDDGEFADQDLRETGYWRFVVDHDDPLETQAVELLLAHSDGYIELFYGRPLSQSSWEVATDAMARSRSGPLVGGAKRLYGIVEDGDLAYVEERIDADGELTPHLSARLQRFAG
- a CDS encoding DUF1416 domain-containing protein, with product MSCVISGRVVDGDGRPVGGASVRLLDAADEFTAEVRSTPAGDFRFYAAPGSWRLRAASTVGNGDAVVAPAAEGVHQIDVLVA
- a CDS encoding DUF4395 domain-containing protein, which codes for MTTQIDSPRVDVRGPRFAAWITTAVLIATILVAGVDPRIAAVLLAAQAVVFAIGAAFGPTKTPYGRFFATVVKPQLGPAIETEPVAPLRFAQLIGLVFAVVGVAGFALGAPAVGLVATGFALFAAFLNAAFDVCLGCLLYPLAVRLRAQGVRS
- a CDS encoding thioredoxin family protein; this encodes MNMGITIAVVIAVLGLGLVVGRLIALRAGMLRSAEAAANVDTSGLGLSSTGPTLLHFSAPWCGPCGQVRKVIDAVSAELPQVAHVEIDMDADPEAARRLSVLSLPTTIIFDADGKPRYRTTGVPSAADLKSALAPLLS